Proteins co-encoded in one Pyxidicoccus xibeiensis genomic window:
- a CDS encoding SRPBCC domain-containing protein produces the protein MKDGTLQKKGNLFELRYERLLAHRPEKVWRALTDNAELSHWFPARIEGAREAGAELRFVFPGESGPPTTGKVSVFDPPRVLEFSWEGDVLRWELKPEGPGCLLVFTSTFDDRARAHRDGTGWHMCLENLETLLDGKPSVGFDKERMAVLDAQYAARFGLGSFPTFLTTPGNRLDGAALRVPGVEVHMFDGADGNQLTLCHAKSDADTGEHLQDFEEYLVVLEGTYVLSINGTDFTLGAGREFVVPRGARIRGRYTAGTRTLHAFGGRGLKRPASP, from the coding sequence ATGAAGGACGGAACCCTTCAGAAGAAAGGCAACCTGTTCGAGCTGCGCTACGAGCGGCTTCTCGCACACCGGCCGGAGAAGGTGTGGCGCGCGCTGACGGACAACGCGGAGCTGAGCCACTGGTTCCCGGCCCGAATCGAGGGCGCGCGCGAGGCCGGCGCGGAGCTGCGCTTTGTCTTCCCGGGCGAGTCCGGCCCGCCGACCACGGGGAAGGTCTCCGTGTTCGACCCGCCGCGCGTCCTGGAGTTCTCCTGGGAGGGAGACGTGCTGCGCTGGGAGCTGAAGCCCGAGGGCCCCGGCTGCCTGCTCGTCTTCACCAGCACCTTCGATGACCGCGCCCGGGCGCACCGCGACGGCACTGGCTGGCACATGTGCCTGGAGAATCTGGAGACGCTGCTCGACGGCAAGCCCTCCGTGGGCTTCGACAAGGAGCGCATGGCGGTGCTCGACGCGCAGTACGCGGCGCGCTTCGGCCTGGGCAGCTTCCCCACGTTCCTCACGACGCCGGGGAACCGGCTCGACGGCGCGGCGCTGCGCGTCCCGGGCGTCGAGGTGCACATGTTCGACGGCGCGGACGGCAACCAGCTCACCCTCTGCCATGCGAAGAGCGACGCGGACACCGGCGAGCACCTCCAGGACTTCGAGGAGTACCTTGTCGTCCTCGAGGGCACCTACGTGCTGAGCATCAACGGCACGGACTTCACGCTCGGCGCCGGGCGGGAGTTCGTCGTCCCCAGGGGCGCTCGCATCCGGGGGCGGTACACCGCAGGCACGCGGACGCTCCATGCCTTCGGAGGCCGTGGCCTGAAGCGGCCCGCGTCGCCCTGA
- a CDS encoding lysophospholipid acyltransferase family protein, producing the protein MLFAGAVVLWLVTLPFDRNGRVLHLYSCFWAQLYFYVNPLWHLRVDGRERLPWHEPAVLVANHESLGDILVLFGLYSPFKWVSKAENFRLPFIGWNMRLNRYVPLVRGDKVSIAKMMHLCEYWLARGVPILMFPEGTRSFDGQVKPFKDGAFTLAMKMKCPIIPVVLTGTARTLPKHGLVMEASSHCRVQVMPPVDPAGFPDVPTLREYVRDVIIAEKARMDAEASSRTQA; encoded by the coding sequence GTGCTCTTCGCGGGCGCCGTGGTGCTCTGGCTCGTCACGCTCCCTTTCGACCGGAACGGGCGCGTGTTGCACCTGTACTCGTGCTTCTGGGCCCAGCTCTACTTCTATGTGAATCCGCTGTGGCACCTGCGCGTGGACGGGCGCGAGCGCCTGCCCTGGCACGAGCCGGCGGTGCTGGTCGCCAACCACGAGTCGCTGGGCGACATCCTGGTCCTCTTCGGCCTCTACAGCCCCTTCAAGTGGGTCTCCAAGGCGGAGAACTTCCGGCTGCCCTTCATCGGCTGGAACATGCGCCTCAACCGCTACGTGCCCCTGGTGCGCGGCGACAAGGTCAGCATCGCGAAGATGATGCACCTGTGTGAGTACTGGCTCGCGCGCGGCGTGCCCATCCTCATGTTCCCGGAGGGCACGCGCTCCTTCGACGGCCAGGTGAAGCCCTTCAAGGACGGCGCCTTCACCCTGGCCATGAAGATGAAGTGCCCCATCATCCCCGTGGTCCTCACCGGCACCGCCCGCACGCTCCCCAAGCACGGCCTGGTGATGGAGGCCTCGTCCCACTGCCGCGTCCAGGTGATGCCTCCCGTGGACCCGGCCGGCTTTCCCGACGTACCCACACTGCGCGAGTACGTGAGAGACGTCATCATCGCGGAGAAGGCCCGCATGGACGCGGAGGCGTCCTCACGCACCCAGGCGTAG
- a CDS encoding MBL fold metallo-hydrolase yields MSLKTQSLAPDALVVIGEAYASNATLFLHGRDVLMVDALGSRADAEALRRFVQDELHARVRLAVCTHGFSDHLAALQVFPEALVLAHERFEDTFQAERFRTDEEAGFFRAPELRVGGPLHLQWGRYALEVFPNAGHTASTLNIDVPALDLLFSADTAVGHMAYVAYGEPAAIDAALWRSEARGRSRVIQGHGGVVSPRTLSSARHYLRALEGAVREARGAPERVRAIALAACLPADVRGSEVEAFFHSRNLEEVVARRLWA; encoded by the coding sequence ATGAGCTTGAAGACACAGTCGCTTGCCCCCGATGCCCTGGTGGTCATCGGGGAGGCCTACGCGTCGAACGCCACGCTGTTCCTGCACGGTCGCGACGTGCTGATGGTGGATGCGCTGGGCAGCCGGGCGGACGCGGAGGCGCTGCGGCGCTTTGTCCAGGACGAGCTGCACGCGCGGGTGCGGCTGGCGGTGTGTACCCACGGGTTCAGCGACCACCTGGCGGCGCTCCAGGTGTTCCCGGAGGCGCTGGTGCTGGCGCACGAGCGCTTCGAGGACACCTTCCAGGCGGAGCGCTTCCGTACAGATGAAGAAGCGGGCTTCTTCCGCGCGCCCGAACTGCGGGTGGGTGGGCCCCTGCACCTCCAGTGGGGACGGTATGCGCTGGAGGTGTTCCCGAATGCCGGGCACACGGCGAGCACGCTGAACATCGACGTGCCCGCGCTGGACCTGCTGTTCTCCGCGGACACGGCGGTGGGGCACATGGCGTACGTCGCCTACGGGGAGCCGGCGGCCATCGACGCGGCGCTGTGGCGCTCGGAGGCGCGGGGCCGCTCGCGCGTCATCCAGGGGCACGGCGGGGTGGTGTCACCGCGCACGCTGAGCTCGGCGCGGCATTATCTGCGGGCTCTGGAAGGAGCGGTGCGCGAGGCGCGTGGGGCGCCGGAGCGCGTGCGGGCCATTGCGCTCGCGGCGTGCCTGCCGGCGGACGTGCGGGGCAGTGAGGTCGAGGCGTTCTTCCACTCGCGGAACCTGGAGGAGGTGGTCGCGCGGCGACTGTGGGCGTGA
- a CDS encoding serine/threonine-protein kinase, protein MSLGELVMGEQLGAGGFGTVHLASHGPLLFAVKFLNLRRVGAWRWREVDILNRLEHPNVVRFLGCGYYPLEAPRFFYIVMEYVEGRRLDQWADAENPTVRRAVRVLAQLSRALEAVHEVGVLHRDLKEANVLVGASDHVTLIDFGMGGHEGAAPVTPLGLPPGTPAYQPPEAWEYRSAGYERRESVPYEATVLHDLWALGVMLYRLLTGARPYDTDHPEGVNDLLAGRCKSAREVNARVPEALSTLCLRLLARDAEKRLQSAGEVRAALEALLADAGPEWDVTLCAAYAPDNLTTDGDSEVPVDVEAELERWVREPLRPPRRGPRPPVESHATEEAPRLDAPSASEREAAGAPREPSTGPATASSGSPRARLSGRVLLGLVLLVPLLAALAMLLPPWGRPAPAAAGREVAPSGQAPEAARAVARRAPEATPAAVDTTATPPQEDTAVKPDDTTPAPPMKTRPRGMSPLTKAVGTAASCVTLACAGDGGAGAGAQVRPAPPLSPAACPDGAVEAMKQELDIAVGDKGRIVQTLGDRYIDVRVGWQTLRTTDAFGDMPEDTLLSGRLIVGGWRVYGRFTEARLPDGRVFPVCIEFEEPAEDEAGLVLRDGSTPVAPRVLNAVDLRAVKRFR, encoded by the coding sequence ATGAGCTTGGGCGAACTGGTGATGGGGGAGCAGCTGGGCGCCGGTGGCTTCGGCACCGTGCACCTCGCGAGCCACGGGCCACTCCTCTTCGCGGTGAAGTTCCTGAACCTCCGGCGCGTGGGCGCGTGGCGGTGGCGCGAGGTGGACATCCTCAACCGCCTGGAGCATCCCAACGTGGTGCGGTTCCTGGGCTGCGGCTACTACCCGCTGGAGGCGCCCCGCTTCTTCTACATCGTCATGGAGTACGTGGAGGGCCGGCGGCTGGACCAGTGGGCGGACGCGGAGAACCCCACCGTGAGGAGGGCGGTGCGGGTGCTGGCGCAGCTGTCCCGCGCGCTGGAAGCCGTACACGAAGTGGGAGTGCTCCACCGCGACTTGAAGGAAGCCAACGTGCTGGTGGGCGCGAGCGACCACGTGACGCTCATCGACTTCGGCATGGGAGGACACGAGGGCGCCGCGCCCGTGACGCCCCTGGGCCTGCCGCCGGGCACTCCTGCCTACCAGCCGCCGGAGGCCTGGGAGTACCGGAGCGCGGGCTACGAGCGACGGGAGTCGGTGCCCTATGAAGCCACGGTGCTGCACGACCTGTGGGCACTGGGCGTCATGCTCTACCGGCTGCTGACGGGGGCGCGGCCGTACGACACGGACCATCCAGAAGGTGTCAACGACCTGCTGGCGGGCCGCTGCAAGTCGGCGCGCGAGGTCAACGCGCGGGTGCCCGAGGCGCTGAGCACGCTGTGCCTGCGGTTGCTCGCCAGGGACGCGGAGAAGCGCCTCCAGAGCGCCGGGGAGGTCCGCGCCGCGCTGGAGGCGCTGCTGGCGGACGCAGGGCCGGAGTGGGACGTGACGTTGTGCGCGGCCTACGCGCCCGACAACCTCACCACCGACGGGGACAGCGAGGTGCCAGTGGACGTCGAAGCGGAGCTGGAGCGCTGGGTCCGCGAGCCCCTGCGCCCACCCCGGCGGGGCCCGCGTCCTCCGGTCGAATCACACGCCACCGAGGAAGCCCCGAGACTCGATGCGCCTTCCGCCTCGGAGCGGGAAGCAGCGGGCGCTCCGAGGGAACCCTCCACCGGCCCCGCGACAGCCTCCTCCGGAAGCCCTCGCGCCCGGCTGTCGGGAAGGGTGTTGCTGGGGCTGGTGCTTCTCGTGCCGCTGCTGGCCGCGCTCGCCATGCTCCTTCCTCCGTGGGGACGCCCTGCGCCGGCTGCGGCGGGCCGGGAAGTGGCGCCCTCCGGGCAGGCGCCGGAAGCTGCGCGGGCCGTGGCTCGGCGAGCGCCGGAGGCCACCCCCGCGGCCGTCGACACCACCGCGACGCCACCCCAGGAAGACACCGCCGTGAAGCCAGACGACACCACTCCCGCACCTCCGATGAAGACGCGGCCCCGGGGCATGAGTCCGCTGACGAAGGCGGTAGGCACCGCCGCCAGCTGCGTCACCCTGGCCTGTGCTGGTGACGGCGGCGCCGGTGCCGGTGCCCAGGTGCGACCCGCGCCGCCGCTCAGCCCCGCCGCCTGCCCGGACGGCGCCGTGGAGGCCATGAAGCAGGAGCTGGACATCGCCGTGGGGGATAAGGGGCGTATCGTGCAGACACTCGGCGACAGGTATATCGACGTCCGGGTGGGCTGGCAGACGCTGCGCACGACCGACGCCTTCGGCGACATGCCGGAGGACACCCTGCTGTCCGGGCGCCTCATCGTCGGGGGCTGGCGTGTGTACGGGCGCTTCACCGAGGCCCGGCTGCCGGACGGGCGTGTGTTCCCCGTGTGCATCGAGTTCGAGGAACCAGCGGAGGACGAGGCGGGGTTGGTCCTCCGGGACGGCAGCACGCCCGTGGCGCCCCGAGTGCTCAACGCCGTGGACCTGCGGGCGGTGAAGCGCTTCCGGTAG
- a CDS encoding cyclic nucleotide-binding domain-containing protein yields MPRIASTEVVVPKSLSLAERQHLTDALYAVHQQIFDGVERESFAKYVVESKAEQTWIQVHKNEAGDIVGYFALHVFEKPLGGETTAVFRAEAGSLRAYRGANTNTRFGLALVLKYLLRHPGRRAYYMGSLVHPSSYSMLAKHCGEIWPRLGQPVPSELLTFMDGLATEFGLERVDPANPLLRMVGWRTRESEVEQDYWRQCEKPAARFFLEANPGYADGHGLVTLVPATVANVLSVLRVLSGRSLSKPVDAVRAMARRMPGSARLRRSEVARQLKASELFRSFGTEALESLAARAQVMELPAGRYVFRKGDASDELYLLARGAAYVLSAESGSGEEVVNQLGSGTVFGEIAMLGGERRSASVRTAAASTLVRIPRAALQPLLEADAGLRRGVWSTFAERRFDDLVRGMSRYAHLGRKARLAWLRHGKQVELAPKQECVVEPGSHLLVLAGAVELTHAAPRMTTRGTLLLEVERPLRVIAQETTQLVILPRLASPELLRWVDTVALPVSREALEQPRAVA; encoded by the coding sequence ATGCCCCGTATCGCGAGCACCGAAGTCGTGGTCCCCAAGTCGCTGTCGCTGGCGGAGCGCCAGCACCTGACGGACGCGCTGTACGCGGTCCACCAGCAGATTTTCGACGGCGTGGAGCGCGAGTCGTTCGCGAAGTACGTGGTGGAGTCGAAGGCGGAGCAGACCTGGATTCAGGTGCACAAGAACGAGGCGGGGGACATCGTCGGGTACTTCGCGCTGCACGTCTTCGAGAAGCCGCTGGGCGGCGAGACGACGGCGGTGTTTCGCGCGGAGGCGGGCTCGCTGAGGGCGTACCGGGGAGCGAACACCAACACGCGCTTCGGGCTGGCGCTGGTGCTGAAGTATCTGCTGAGGCACCCGGGCCGGCGGGCGTACTACATGGGCTCGCTGGTGCACCCGTCCAGCTACTCGATGCTGGCGAAGCACTGCGGGGAGATATGGCCGCGCCTCGGGCAGCCGGTGCCGTCGGAGCTGCTGACGTTCATGGACGGGCTGGCCACGGAGTTCGGCCTGGAGCGGGTGGACCCGGCCAACCCGCTGCTGCGCATGGTGGGCTGGCGCACGCGTGAGTCCGAGGTGGAGCAGGACTACTGGCGGCAGTGCGAGAAGCCGGCGGCGCGCTTCTTCCTCGAGGCGAACCCGGGCTACGCGGACGGGCACGGGCTGGTGACGCTGGTGCCGGCGACGGTGGCCAACGTCCTGAGCGTGCTGCGGGTGCTGAGCGGGCGCTCGCTGAGCAAGCCGGTGGACGCGGTGCGCGCCATGGCGCGGAGGATGCCGGGGAGCGCGCGGCTGCGGCGCTCGGAGGTGGCGCGTCAGCTCAAGGCGTCCGAGCTGTTCCGGAGCTTCGGCACGGAGGCGCTGGAGTCGCTGGCCGCGCGGGCCCAGGTGATGGAGCTGCCAGCGGGCCGCTACGTGTTCCGCAAGGGTGACGCGAGCGACGAGCTGTACCTGCTGGCGCGCGGCGCGGCCTACGTGCTGTCGGCGGAGTCCGGGAGTGGCGAAGAGGTGGTGAACCAGCTCGGCAGCGGGACGGTGTTCGGCGAGATTGCGATGCTGGGGGGCGAGCGTCGCTCGGCGTCGGTGCGCACGGCGGCGGCGTCCACGCTGGTGCGGATTCCGCGCGCGGCGCTGCAGCCGCTGCTGGAGGCGGACGCGGGGCTGCGGCGCGGCGTGTGGAGCACCTTCGCGGAGCGGCGCTTCGACGACCTGGTGCGGGGGATGAGCCGCTACGCGCACCTGGGCCGCAAGGCGCGGCTGGCGTGGCTGCGGCACGGCAAGCAGGTGGAGCTGGCGCCGAAGCAGGAGTGCGTGGTGGAGCCGGGCTCACACCTCCTGGTGCTGGCGGGCGCGGTGGAGCTGACGCACGCGGCGCCGAGGATGACGACGCGGGGCACGCTGCTGCTGGAGGTGGAGCGCCCGCTGCGAGTCATTGCCCAGGAGACCACGCAGCTCGTCATCCTGCCCCGCCTCGCGTCACCGGAGCTGCTGCGCTGGGTGGACACCGTGGCCCTCCCAGTGTCCCGCGAAGCGCTGGAGCAGCCGCGCGCGGTGGCGTGA
- a CDS encoding DUF2381 family protein: MPCPTAALALLLPLLAGGAAPLEAAGWEVAGVRHVPLGAVATETATEVRVSPGRVTNLLFDSPLADVELEGRERFTRVRVLEDSLLLVPSERVTPGERLKLTVRFQDDGALPRGADFVLVAHASLAEQQVEVLRRPRTLASFQQEALAARDALRRCEGTLEGLRAELGRPEGLAGILAARLLDESGIAARKIINEAVPRARDVPRVVRATTYRSALWVAVEVEVNNTDATRPWRVAGAALLGGEGSAPVRLIPWQETPIPAGKKGRIIMQARVQDLRQGPFTLSLWEAEAGGHTVMLRNVNFP; this comes from the coding sequence GTGCCCTGCCCCACCGCCGCCCTTGCCCTGCTGCTGCCCCTGCTGGCGGGAGGCGCGGCCCCACTGGAAGCCGCCGGGTGGGAGGTGGCGGGCGTGCGTCACGTTCCCCTGGGGGCGGTCGCGACCGAGACAGCCACCGAGGTCCGCGTCAGCCCCGGCCGCGTCACGAACCTGCTGTTCGACTCGCCGCTGGCGGACGTGGAGCTGGAGGGACGCGAGCGCTTCACGCGGGTGCGCGTACTGGAAGACTCGCTGCTCCTGGTGCCCTCGGAGCGGGTGACGCCAGGCGAGCGGCTGAAGTTGACGGTGCGCTTCCAGGATGATGGCGCGCTGCCCCGGGGCGCGGACTTCGTGCTGGTGGCGCACGCGTCGCTGGCCGAGCAGCAGGTGGAGGTGCTGCGGCGCCCGCGCACGCTGGCCTCCTTCCAGCAAGAGGCACTCGCGGCGCGGGACGCCCTGCGCAGGTGCGAGGGCACCCTGGAGGGGCTGCGAGCGGAGTTGGGGCGGCCGGAGGGGCTCGCGGGGATTCTCGCGGCGCGTCTGCTGGACGAGAGCGGCATCGCGGCGCGCAAAATCATCAACGAAGCGGTTCCGCGCGCCAGAGACGTGCCCAGGGTCGTTCGCGCCACCACCTACCGGTCCGCGCTCTGGGTGGCGGTGGAGGTGGAGGTGAACAACACGGACGCCACCCGGCCCTGGCGGGTGGCTGGCGCGGCGCTGCTGGGCGGGGAGGGCTCGGCGCCAGTCCGGCTCATCCCCTGGCAGGAGACGCCCATCCCCGCCGGGAAGAAGGGACGCATCATCATGCAGGCGCGAGTCCAGGACCTGCGCCAGGGCCCCTTCACACTCAGCCTGTGGGAAGCGGAGGCGGGAGGCCACACCGTCATGCTGCGCAACGTCAACTTCCCCTGA
- a CDS encoding ArsR/SmtB family transcription factor: MLSAFDVVAEPNRRRILDLLREGRRPVGELVDRLGLTQPTVSKHLRVLKDARLVDVEQDAQRRLYRLRPEPLLELDSWLAPYRALWSRRLDALERHLDTMADDGPATPPSPPHRRKR, encoded by the coding sequence ATGCTGAGCGCCTTCGACGTCGTGGCGGAGCCCAACCGCCGCCGCATCCTGGACCTGCTCCGCGAGGGCCGCCGCCCCGTGGGCGAGCTGGTGGACCGGCTGGGGCTGACGCAGCCCACCGTGTCCAAGCACCTGCGCGTGCTCAAGGACGCACGGCTGGTGGACGTGGAGCAGGACGCGCAGCGGCGGCTGTACCGGCTGCGTCCGGAGCCGCTGCTGGAGCTGGACTCGTGGCTCGCGCCGTACCGCGCGCTCTGGTCCAGGCGGCTGGATGCGCTGGAGCGCCACCTGGACACCATGGCGGACGACGGGCCCGCCACCCCCCCGAGCCCGCCCCACAGGAGGAAGCGATGA
- a CDS encoding LysR family transcriptional regulator encodes MRHLRLVAAVVDTGSVTAAARVLHLSQPALSHQLRDVEERLGAELFQRQGRRMVLTGAGQRVLDAARKVVAEVESAEAEVSRLAQSTHGLLRLATECYTAYHWLPSVLRRFSAKHAGVEVRIAVDATRRPVEALLSGALDLGIVSEPVRHRRLAGAPLFEDELVAVMAPDHPLAKRSVLHAEDFAREHVLLYSIPLTQSTLFQQVLVPAGVTPSRVSHVELTEAMVELTKAGLGVALLARWAVAPELARGTLAAVRVTRRGLRRHWHAAWPRTVRPPPYLTAFVELLAKAGPPGR; translated from the coding sequence GTGAGACACCTGAGGCTGGTGGCGGCGGTGGTGGACACGGGCTCGGTGACGGCGGCGGCGCGCGTGCTGCACCTGTCCCAGCCCGCCCTGAGCCACCAGCTGCGCGACGTGGAGGAGCGCCTGGGCGCCGAGCTGTTCCAGCGGCAGGGCCGGCGCATGGTGCTCACCGGCGCCGGGCAGCGCGTCCTGGACGCCGCGCGCAAGGTGGTGGCGGAGGTGGAGTCCGCCGAGGCGGAGGTGTCCCGCCTCGCGCAGTCGACGCACGGCCTCTTGCGGCTGGCCACCGAGTGCTACACGGCCTACCACTGGCTGCCCTCCGTGCTGCGGCGCTTCTCCGCGAAGCACGCGGGCGTGGAGGTGCGCATCGCCGTGGACGCGACGCGCCGGCCGGTGGAGGCCCTGCTCTCCGGAGCGCTGGACCTGGGCATCGTCAGCGAGCCCGTGCGCCACCGCCGGCTCGCGGGCGCGCCCCTCTTCGAGGACGAGCTGGTGGCCGTCATGGCCCCGGACCACCCGCTGGCGAAGCGGAGCGTGCTGCACGCGGAGGACTTCGCGCGCGAGCACGTGCTGCTCTACAGCATCCCCCTCACGCAGAGCACCCTCTTCCAGCAGGTCCTCGTGCCCGCGGGCGTGACGCCGTCGCGCGTGTCCCACGTGGAGCTGACGGAGGCCATGGTGGAGCTGACCAAGGCGGGGCTGGGCGTGGCGCTGCTGGCGCGCTGGGCGGTGGCGCCGGAGCTGGCGCGCGGCACGCTGGCCGCCGTGCGGGTGACGCGGCGGGGCCTGCGCCGGCACTGGCACGCGGCCTGGCCCCGCACCGTCCGCCCGCCGCCGTACCTCACCGCCTTCGTGGAGCTGCTCGCGAAGGCCGGGCCGCCGGGGCGCTGA
- a CDS encoding protein NO VEIN domain-containing protein translates to MKIAIKPLTASDLSFFKSHAERAGQKAIALDGGVFVDDFYPGLRKSFERVIVSLVVVGPGGRTAHRLTRRVQRSPGPNGWCLGGELICDSDDESGRFDSLAVGDYGVLAFEGAGRPAVVTLVLVSAHDDSQLHEAIATRSIFAERNTLVAVSDSLVAELRAVTEGAYPGEHPLEVLGLRDTIEDVLFGNTSPVLTSRRPSGRSMRMSHEDLRRRILDAEETSQRGEDLFGMWLVATGHGEDDFDWVAQTHVRSAFDYEVRAARWVDGVPHVFVDVKTTRGPCERPLHMSIGELRFAASVDNYRIARVYELGGSPTKLRILSGVKVVAERIIAGLDSLPAGATADSIQIDPGMFDTELEAALA, encoded by the coding sequence ATGAAAATCGCAATCAAACCGCTGACGGCTTCGGACTTGTCATTCTTCAAGAGTCACGCGGAACGCGCCGGACAGAAGGCAATTGCGCTGGATGGCGGCGTCTTTGTTGATGACTTCTACCCCGGGCTCAGGAAGTCGTTTGAACGGGTCATCGTCTCCCTGGTGGTTGTGGGTCCTGGAGGAAGGACCGCACACCGCTTGACGCGAAGGGTCCAGCGTTCGCCAGGCCCGAATGGCTGGTGCCTGGGTGGTGAGTTGATATGCGACTCAGACGACGAGTCCGGTCGCTTTGACTCGCTGGCTGTAGGCGATTACGGAGTTCTCGCTTTCGAAGGGGCTGGGCGGCCAGCCGTCGTGACGCTTGTTCTCGTGTCGGCGCACGATGATTCGCAGTTGCACGAAGCGATTGCGACTCGCAGCATCTTCGCCGAGCGGAATACCCTGGTCGCGGTGTCGGACTCCCTTGTGGCGGAGTTGCGGGCGGTCACCGAGGGAGCGTATCCGGGAGAGCATCCTCTTGAGGTGCTCGGTCTTCGCGACACGATCGAAGACGTGTTGTTCGGTAACACTTCGCCTGTGCTGACTTCAAGACGGCCCTCGGGCCGCTCCATGAGGATGTCACATGAAGATTTGCGTAGGCGAATCCTGGATGCGGAGGAAACCAGCCAGCGGGGCGAGGACTTGTTTGGGATGTGGCTCGTCGCAACGGGGCACGGAGAGGATGACTTCGATTGGGTCGCGCAGACTCATGTGCGATCGGCATTCGATTATGAGGTGCGCGCGGCCAGATGGGTGGACGGAGTGCCGCACGTGTTCGTTGACGTGAAGACGACGCGCGGTCCATGCGAACGGCCATTGCATATGAGCATTGGCGAGTTGCGCTTTGCTGCATCGGTCGACAACTATCGCATTGCGCGGGTGTATGAATTGGGGGGCAGTCCGACAAAGTTGCGGATTCTTTCGGGCGTCAAGGTGGTTGCCGAAAGAATCATCGCGGGTCTCGACAGTCTGCCTGCGGGTGCCACGGCGGACAGTATTCAGATAGACCCGGGGATGTTTGATACTGAGTTGGAGGCCGCGCTTGCGTGA